DNA from Methylobacterium currus:
CGTCACGGGCACGCCCGGCGGCGCCGCGGGCTCGGTGCGGATCCTGTCGGACCCGGCCGGCCTCGCGCTGACCGGCGCCAGCGCCTCCGTCACCGTGCCGACGAGCGCCACCGACACGAAGACCGGCCGCGGCCAGCTCGCGCTGTTCGTCGATGCCGGTGCCCGGAACGGCGTGTTCACCGGCTCGTTCGAGGGCGGGTCGCACCTGACCGGCTTCGCCCAGCGCCTCGCCGTCAACCCGGCGGTCACCGCCGACGCCTCCACCCTGGTGGATTACGCTGACGCCACCGCCTCGGGCGACACCGCGCGGCCGCAATACCTCACCGACGCGCTGACCAGCCGCACCCTGACCTTCTCGGCGGCGAGCGGCATCGGCGGCGTCAGCGCCCCGCGCTCCGCCACGGTGGTCGGCTTCGCCCAGTCGGTCATCGACGCGCGCGGCGCGGCCAGCGCCGAGGCGCAGCAGCTCGACGAGGGCCAGCAGATCGCCCTGTCCTCGGCCCAGAGCCGCTTCGCCAAGGACTCCGGCGTCAGCGTGGACGAGGAGATGTCCCGGCTGATCCAGCTCCAGACGGCCTACAGCGCCAATGCCCGGGTGCTGACGGCCGCCCGCGACATGCTCGACACGCTTCTCAGGATCTAAGAGGAAAGCCCGCGATGACGATCGCTCCCTTCGCGGCCGGCACCGCCGCCGCCGACCTCAACACCCAGCGCCTCGTCGCCATGAAGACGACGCTCGGCACGCTCTCGAACCAGATCGGCAGCGGCCGGACCGCCGAGACCTATGGCGGCCTCGGCAGCGGGCGCACCCAGAGCCTGTCGGCGCATGCCCAGATCAGCGCCCTCGACAGCTACATCGCGGCGGCCGGCACCGGCGCGACCCGGGTGGGGCTGGCCTCGGCCAGCGTGCAGCAGATCGCCACGTTGGGCTCCACGGCCTGGAGCAGCCTCGTCAGCGCCCGCAGCGGCACCGGCACCGTCGCCCGCTCGATGCTGCAGCAGGATGCGGCGGGCAGCCTCGGCGGCGCCCTCGACGCCCTCAACCAGAGCACCGGCGGCCAGTACATCCTGGGCGGCCGGGTCACCGACCGGGCACCGGTGGAGAGCGCCGCCCGGATCCTCGACGGCGATCCGGCGGAAGGCCTCGACGGCGTGCGCACGGTGATGGCCGAGCGCCAGGCCGCCGATCTCGGCGCCGGCTCGCCGAAGACCGGGCGGCTCGACCTCTCGGGCGCGGGCCCGAGCGTCAGCCTATCGGAGAGCCAGTCGCCCGGCGTGCGGACGAATTTCGGCTTCACCCTCAAGAGCGCCGTCAGCTCGAACCCGGCCGGCCTCGCGGTCGCGGTCCAGCCGGGGGCCCCTGCCACCGCCACCCTGTCCTTCGCCAGCCAGCCGAAGGATGGCGACATCGTGCGGGTCAGCGTCCAGAACCCGGACGGCAGCCAGAGCTTCGTCGACCTCACCGCCCGGGCGGCGGGCCAGGGCGGGGACGGGACCTTCGCGATCGGGGCCGACGCGGCGGCGAGCGCCCGGAACCTCACCGCTTCGCTCGCGGGCAAGACCGTCACCGGCGTCCAGAGCGCAAATCCGCCGGGCGCGACGGCGGTTCTCTCGGGCGGCACCCCGGCTTCCGCGACCGTGACGGTCGGGGCGGGGCTCCAGGCCGGCGACAGCGTGCAGATCACGGTGGGACTTCGCGACGGCACCAGCAAGGTCCTGAGCCTGAAGGCCGCCGCGGACGGCACGACGGCCGGTACGTTCGCGATCGGCGCGAGCCCGGCCGACACCGCCGCCAACCTCCGGGCGGCGCTGGCCACCGCGCTCGACACCACCGCCAGGACCGACCTCGCGGCGAGTTCGGCCACGCGGGCGGTGAGCGACTTCTTCGCCGGCTCGTCCTCGCCGGGCCTGAGCCCGCGCCGGGTCGCCACGGATGCGGCCGGCAACGCCACCGGCTACGTCGCCGATCCGAGCGGCCGCACCCTGATCTGGTACAAGGGCGACGACACCTCCGCCGATCCGCGGCAGACCGCGACCGTACCGGTCTCCGCCGACCGCTCGGTGGCGATCGGCGTCCAGGCCAACGAAGGGGCCTTCCGCGGCACGCTGAGCGGCCTCGCGGTCCTCGCCACCACGCCGTTCGAGACGACCGACACCGACGGCACCCGCTTCGAGGCCTACGCGACCCGGGTGCAGACCCTGCTCAAGCCCGCCGACGGCCAGCCCTCGGTGCAGGGCATCGCCTCGGAGCTGAGTCTCGCCTCGGCCCAGATCACCACCCAGAAGAGCCAGAACACCGCCACCAAGGCCGTGCTGCAGAAGACCGTGGACGGCGTCGAATCGGTCTCGACCGAGGAGGCGGCGGCCAAGCTCCTGACCTTGCAGACGCAGTTGCAGGCGAGCTACCAGGCGACGTCGATGCTCTCGAAGCTGTCGCTGACGAGCTATCTGTAAGGATCTTCCGCGGGATCGGTGGTCCTCGTCGTCGTACGGAGTCCCGCTTCGCAACGACGGACTGACGCGGGGCGACCGGTTCTGAAGGGTGGCAGCAGAGACGCCCCCCAGATCCAAAGGACTATAATACCATCGCGCTTTCGCATCGACACGTCGACGCGAAAGCGTCCGGCGCATCGGCGCCCATTCGGGCTTAGCCAGCGCCTTCGAACGAGTCCGTTCGAAGGCGCGGCGGTATAATATCCGATCTGACCGCGATGACTGGCTTTGCCTCTCTCCGTCATTCCGGGTAACCGCCTTTCGGCGAGTCCCGGGATGACGGAGAGAGGCTGTCGACCTGTGTGCCGCGTCGATCGACGCAAGTGATCGGGCCGGCCGTCAGTGAACCAGGAGGCGCATCGCGGCGATGAGAATGCTGGCGAAGGCTGCGAGCGTCCCGCCGAGCTTGACCCCCATGCGCTGCTCGAGGAGCATCATCTCCGATCGAATCGCAGCGAACTCGTTCCTGGTGTCCGTCTGGGACGCCGAGGCGTCCGTCCGAAGGGCGGCGAACGCCATCTTCAGATCGGTCCGGAGCACGGTGATCTCCGATCGAACGGAGACGAATCCGGCTGCCGTCTCTGGTTTCGCCGGAGCGTTGTCCTGAACGGCCGAGGAAATCGCCGCCGCCAGACCCTCCGCCTGCTCGGGCGCGAAGGCGGCATTCTCCCGCAGGTCGCGGGCGAGCTTCAGGATGTCGAAGGCGAATATCGGCGAATGCGCCTCCTGCCGCAGAGGAGAGGCTGCCGCCGGAGAAAGGAGAAGCCAGCCTTGGCGCGGCAGGTCCCGCATCCGGTCAGACGGCCTCCGGCGATGAGGCCACTCCTTCCCCGACCTCGCCTCGCACCCGCGCCAGCACCAGATCCGTGAAGATCCGCGGATGCGGCATCTCCGGCGCCGGCTGGCGCACCAGGGTCATCGGCGCCACCGGGGCCGGACCGCGGATCTCGCGGTAGCGCACGCCCTCGGTGGCCAGCCGCGCCATCGAGCGCGGCACGATGGCGAGCGCGATGCCGGTCGCCACGAGGTTGACCACCGAGGCGAGCTGCGGCGCGTTCTGGGCGATGTGGGGCGAGAACCCGGCCGCCGCGCAGGCCGCCATGATGCCGTCGTAGAGTGCCCGGCCGTTGCGGCGCGGATAGACGATGAAGCCCTCGTTCGAGAGATCGGACAGGCCCAGCGCGCCGGTCTCGGCGGCCAGCCGGTGGGTGGCCGGCAGCGCCACCACCATCGGCTCGTCGAACAGGTGACGGGCCCAGAGGTCGTCGACCTCGCCCTCGCCCGGGCGCATGAAGGCGACGTCGACCCGGCCGGCCCGGAAGGCGGCGAGCAGGCTCGCGGTCGTCTCCTCCACGAGCTCGATCTGCACGTCCGGATAGGCGCTGCGGTAGTCGCGGATCGCTCCGGTCACCACGGGATGGAACGAGGCCGAGGAGGTGAAGCCGATGCGGATCTGGCCGACATCGCCGGTGGCGATGCGCCGGGCCCGGGTCTTGGCCGCATCGACCGCCGCGAGCACCGCCCGAGCATCGTCCGCGAAGGCGCGGCCGGGCTCGGTCAGCGCCACCCCGCGCGACAGGCGCTGGAGCAGGGCGGTGCCGACCTCGTTCTCGAGGCTCTTGATCTGGTGGCTGAGCGCCGGCTGCGCGATGTTCAGCCGCTCCGCCGCCCGGGTGATGCTGAGATCGTCGGCCACCGCGACGAAGTAGCGAAGATGGCGAAGCTCCATCGCGCCGGTTCCCCCCTGATCCCCGGTTCCCGCCGGTGCTGCCGGATTCCTGTCCGTCAGCCCTACGATAGACGAGGTTCGGGGGGACCGCATGGGGCGCGATGGGAGGGGCTTATCCGCGCGGCACGGTGTCCCGCACCGAGGGACGGTCCTGGTGTGCGTCGCGGAAGGCCGCGACCTCAGGGCAGAGGCTGCGCCAGTCGTGGTCGGGGAA
Protein-coding regions in this window:
- a CDS encoding LysR substrate-binding domain-containing protein, encoding MELRHLRYFVAVADDLSITRAAERLNIAQPALSHQIKSLENEVGTALLQRLSRGVALTEPGRAFADDARAVLAAVDAAKTRARRIATGDVGQIRIGFTSSASFHPVVTGAIRDYRSAYPDVQIELVEETTASLLAAFRAGRVDVAFMRPGEGEVDDLWARHLFDEPMVVALPATHRLAAETGALGLSDLSNEGFIVYPRRNGRALYDGIMAACAAAGFSPHIAQNAPQLASVVNLVATGIALAIVPRSMARLATEGVRYREIRGPAPVAPMTLVRQPAPEMPHPRIFTDLVLARVRGEVGEGVASSPEAV